One genomic segment of Mycolicibacterium chubuense NBB4 includes these proteins:
- the pheT gene encoding phenylalanine--tRNA ligase subunit beta encodes MRLPYSWLREIVRAGAPDWDVPGDELEQALIRIGHEVEEILPVGPVTGPLTVGRVAEIEELTEFKKPIRAVKVDVGEPDLRDIVCGATNFAVDDLVVVALPGTVLPGDFTIATRKTYGRTSDGMICSSSELNLGADHSGILVLPPGTAEPGTAAADVLGLDDVVFHLAITPDRGYCLSVRGMAREIANAYDLDYVDPAFDPVRVPALPADGDALPVSVEPGTGVLRFGLRPVTGIDPKAVSPWWLQRRLLLSGIRAISPAVDVTNYVMLELGHPMHAHDRSLITGGFRVRFAQPGETVVTLDDVERRLDPADVLIVDDAATAAIGGVMGAGTTEVRDTTTDVLLEAAVWDPAAVSRTQRRLRLYSEAGRRYERTVDPAVSVAALDRCAGLLADIAGGAAEPRLTDWRGDPPRDTWSPAPVSMPVDLPDRTAGVEYQPGVAQKRLTQIGADVVVDGARITATPPSWRPDIRQPADLVEEVMRLEGLDAIPSVLPPAPAGRGLTPSQKRRRAIGKSLALNGFVEILPTPFLPAGTFDRWGLPDDDPRRETTSVLNPLESDRPHLATTLLPGLLEALSRNVSRGAVDVALFALAQVVEPTSATRAVERIPTERRPTEDEIEMLDASLPRQPQHVGAVLTGLREPAGPWGPGRPVEAADAFEAVRVIGRAAGVEFTLRAAQYLPWHPGRCAEVLIGDAVIGHAGQLHPAVIERSGLPKGTCAVELDLDAVPIVERLPAPGVSPFPAVFQDVALVVDDDVEAQRVVDAVRAGAGELLEDVRLFDVYTGPQIGEGRKSLALALRFRAADRTLTEEEASAARDAAVAAAGERVGAVQRR; translated from the coding sequence ATGCGCCTTCCCTACAGCTGGCTGCGCGAGATCGTCCGGGCCGGCGCTCCCGACTGGGACGTGCCCGGCGACGAGCTGGAGCAGGCGCTCATCCGCATCGGCCACGAGGTCGAGGAGATCCTCCCGGTCGGTCCGGTCACCGGCCCGCTGACCGTCGGCCGAGTCGCCGAGATCGAGGAGCTGACCGAGTTCAAGAAGCCGATCCGCGCCGTGAAGGTCGACGTCGGCGAACCCGATCTGCGCGACATCGTCTGCGGAGCAACCAATTTCGCTGTCGATGATCTGGTCGTCGTGGCCCTGCCCGGAACCGTGCTGCCCGGTGACTTCACCATCGCCACCCGCAAGACCTACGGCCGCACCTCCGACGGCATGATCTGCTCGTCGTCCGAGCTGAATCTCGGCGCCGACCATTCCGGCATCCTGGTGCTCCCGCCCGGTACCGCCGAACCGGGGACGGCCGCAGCGGATGTGCTCGGCCTCGACGACGTGGTGTTCCACCTCGCGATCACCCCGGATCGCGGTTACTGCCTGTCGGTCCGCGGCATGGCGCGCGAGATCGCCAACGCCTACGACCTCGACTACGTCGACCCGGCCTTCGATCCGGTCCGAGTGCCGGCGCTGCCCGCCGACGGTGACGCGCTGCCGGTGTCGGTCGAACCCGGCACGGGGGTGCTGCGTTTCGGCCTGCGACCGGTCACGGGCATCGACCCGAAGGCGGTGTCGCCCTGGTGGCTTCAGCGCCGGCTGCTGCTCAGCGGCATCCGCGCGATCTCACCGGCCGTCGACGTGACGAATTACGTGATGCTCGAGCTCGGGCATCCGATGCACGCGCACGACCGCAGCCTGATCACGGGCGGCTTCCGGGTCCGGTTCGCCCAACCGGGAGAGACCGTCGTGACGCTCGACGACGTCGAGCGCAGACTCGATCCCGCCGACGTGCTGATCGTCGACGACGCCGCGACGGCCGCCATCGGCGGTGTGATGGGAGCGGGCACCACCGAGGTCCGCGACACCACCACCGACGTCCTGCTGGAGGCCGCCGTCTGGGACCCGGCCGCGGTCTCGCGGACTCAGCGCCGGCTCCGCCTCTACAGCGAGGCCGGCCGCAGGTACGAGCGGACCGTCGACCCGGCCGTCTCGGTGGCCGCGCTGGACCGTTGCGCGGGGCTGCTGGCCGACATCGCGGGCGGCGCCGCCGAGCCGAGGCTCACCGACTGGCGGGGCGACCCGCCTCGTGACACGTGGTCTCCGGCGCCGGTGAGCATGCCGGTGGACCTGCCGGACCGCACGGCCGGCGTCGAGTACCAGCCGGGCGTCGCGCAGAAGCGGCTGACGCAGATCGGGGCCGATGTGGTCGTCGACGGTGCGCGGATCACCGCGACACCGCCGAGCTGGCGGCCCGACATCCGGCAGCCCGCCGACCTCGTCGAGGAGGTGATGCGCCTCGAGGGACTCGACGCCATCCCCTCGGTGCTGCCGCCTGCGCCCGCCGGCCGTGGCTTGACGCCGTCCCAGAAGCGGCGCCGCGCTATCGGGAAGTCATTGGCGCTCAACGGTTTCGTCGAAATCCTGCCGACACCGTTCCTGCCCGCGGGGACCTTCGACCGCTGGGGCCTGCCCGACGACGATCCTCGCCGGGAGACCACCTCGGTGCTCAATCCGCTCGAGTCCGATCGGCCGCACCTCGCCACGACGCTGCTGCCCGGCCTGCTGGAGGCGTTGAGCCGCAATGTGTCTCGCGGTGCGGTCGATGTCGCGCTGTTCGCGCTCGCGCAGGTGGTGGAACCGACGAGCGCAACGCGCGCGGTCGAGCGCATCCCGACCGAGCGCCGGCCCACCGAGGACGAGATCGAGATGCTGGACGCATCGTTGCCCCGCCAACCCCAACACGTCGGTGCGGTGCTCACCGGGCTGCGCGAGCCGGCGGGTCCGTGGGGGCCCGGCCGGCCCGTCGAAGCCGCCGACGCCTTCGAGGCGGTGCGGGTGATCGGCAGGGCGGCCGGCGTCGAGTTCACGCTGCGCGCCGCCCAGTATCTGCCGTGGCACCCGGGCCGCTGCGCCGAGGTGTTGATCGGAGACGCAGTCATCGGGCATGCGGGCCAATTGCATCCGGCCGTCATCGAGCGCTCCGGGCTGCCGAAGGGCACCTGTGCGGTGGAACTCGACCTCGATGCGGTCCCGATCGTCGAGCGGCTGCCGGCGCCGGGCGTGTCACCGTTCCCGGCGGTGTTCCAGGACGTTGCGCTGGTCGTCGACGACGACGTCGAGGCGCAGCGCGTGGTGGACGCCGTCCGCGCCGGGGCCGGCGAACTGCTCGAGGACGTCAGGCTCTTCGACGTCTACACCGGCCCGCAGATCGGCGAGGGCCGCAAGTCACTGGCGCTGGCGCTGCGGTTCCGTGCCGCCGACCGCACGCTGACCGAGGAGGAGGCGAGCGCGGCCCGCGACGCGGCGGTGGCGGCGGCGGGAGAGCGAGTAGGGGCCGTGCAACGCCGCTGA
- the argF gene encoding ornithine carbamoyltransferase translates to MTRHFLRDDDFSPEEQAEVLALAAELKKNPFSHRPLEGPRGVAVIFEKNSTRTRFSFEMGIAQLGGHAVVVDGRSTQLGREETLEDTGAVLSRYVDAIVWRTFAQERLAAMASGSSVPIVNALSDDFHPCQVLADLQTLVERKGALKGLKLAYFGDGANNMAHSLMLGGVTAGIDVTIASPRGFVPVPAFVAAAEQRARQTGASVSVIDDPLRAADGADVLVTDTWTSMGQENDGLDRVRPFRPFQLNAALMSRADSEAVVLHCLPAHRGHEITDEVIDGPQSAVWDEAENRLHAQKALLVWLLGKRTGS, encoded by the coding sequence ATGACGCGGCACTTCCTGCGCGACGACGACTTCTCCCCGGAGGAGCAGGCGGAGGTTCTGGCACTGGCGGCCGAACTGAAGAAGAACCCGTTCAGCCACCGGCCGTTGGAGGGTCCCCGCGGCGTCGCGGTGATCTTCGAGAAGAACTCCACTCGGACGCGGTTCTCCTTCGAGATGGGCATCGCACAGCTGGGTGGGCACGCTGTCGTCGTCGACGGCCGGAGCACGCAGCTCGGCCGCGAGGAGACGCTCGAGGACACCGGCGCGGTGCTGTCCCGGTACGTCGACGCGATCGTGTGGCGGACGTTCGCCCAGGAACGGCTCGCCGCGATGGCGTCCGGTTCCTCGGTGCCGATCGTCAACGCGCTGTCCGACGATTTCCACCCGTGCCAGGTGCTCGCCGACCTGCAGACGCTCGTCGAGCGCAAGGGTGCGCTGAAGGGCCTGAAGTTGGCGTACTTCGGTGACGGAGCCAACAACATGGCCCATTCTCTGATGCTCGGCGGGGTGACCGCGGGGATCGATGTCACGATCGCCTCCCCGCGCGGCTTCGTGCCCGTGCCCGCGTTCGTCGCGGCGGCCGAGCAGAGGGCTCGGCAGACCGGCGCGTCGGTCTCGGTGATCGACGATCCCCTGCGTGCCGCCGACGGCGCCGACGTCCTCGTCACCGACACCTGGACGTCGATGGGTCAGGAGAACGACGGCCTCGACCGGGTGCGCCCGTTCCGACCGTTCCAGCTCAACGCTGCGCTGATGTCCCGCGCCGACTCGGAAGCCGTTGTGCTGCACTGTCTTCCGGCGCACCGCGGCCATGAGATCACCGATGAGGTGATCGACGGGCCGCAGAGCGCGGTGTGGGACGAGGCAGAGAACCGGTTGCACGCGCAGAAGGCGCTGCTGGTGTGGCTGCTCGGCAAGAGGACCGGCTCATGA
- the argJ gene encoding bifunctional glutamate N-acetyltransferase/amino-acid acetyltransferase ArgJ produces the protein MTDVSSDTRLLRTQGVTAPAGFRATGIAAGIKSSGALDLALVFNEGPDHAAAGVFTRNKVKAAPVLWSQQVLTTGRLRAVVLNSGGANACTGPGGFQDTHATAEAVAAALSDWGTETGAIEVAVCSTGLIGDRLPMDKVRTGVREIVHELAGGLTGGEEAARAIMTTDTVPKQVALHHRGRWTVGGMAKGAGMLAPSLATMLCVITTDAVADSAALEQALRNAAARTFDRLDIDGSCSTNDTVLLLSSGASEITPSQQDLDDAVLRVCDDLCAQLQADAEGVTKRIVVTVTGAENEDEALTAARVVARDSLVKTALFGSDPNWGRVLAAVGMAPVSLDAERITVSFNGFPVCVDSTGAPGAREVDLSGEDIAVVVDLGVGSASASIRTTDLSHAYVEENSAYSS, from the coding sequence ATGACCGACGTCTCGTCCGACACCCGGCTGCTGCGCACGCAGGGCGTCACCGCTCCCGCGGGGTTCCGCGCGACGGGTATCGCCGCAGGCATCAAATCCTCCGGCGCCCTCGACCTGGCGCTCGTCTTCAACGAGGGCCCCGATCACGCCGCAGCGGGGGTGTTCACCCGCAACAAGGTGAAGGCCGCGCCGGTGCTGTGGTCCCAGCAGGTGCTGACCACGGGCCGGCTGCGCGCGGTCGTGCTGAACTCCGGTGGCGCCAACGCCTGCACCGGGCCGGGCGGATTCCAGGACACCCACGCGACCGCCGAGGCCGTCGCGGCCGCATTGTCGGACTGGGGGACCGAGACGGGTGCGATCGAGGTGGCGGTCTGCTCCACCGGGCTGATCGGCGACCGCTTGCCGATGGACAAGGTGCGCACCGGAGTGCGGGAAATCGTCCACGAGTTGGCCGGCGGACTCACCGGCGGCGAGGAAGCCGCGCGCGCCATCATGACCACCGACACCGTGCCCAAGCAGGTCGCGCTGCACCACCGCGGCCGATGGACGGTCGGCGGCATGGCCAAAGGCGCGGGCATGCTGGCACCCTCGCTGGCGACCATGCTCTGCGTCATCACCACCGACGCGGTCGCCGACTCCGCCGCGCTCGAGCAGGCGCTGCGAAACGCGGCTGCGCGCACGTTCGACCGGCTCGACATCGACGGCAGCTGCTCGACCAACGACACCGTGCTGCTGCTGTCGTCGGGCGCCAGCGAGATCACGCCGAGCCAGCAGGATCTCGACGATGCCGTGCTGCGGGTGTGCGACGACCTGTGCGCACAGCTGCAGGCCGACGCCGAGGGGGTCACCAAGCGGATCGTGGTCACGGTGACCGGCGCGGAGAACGAGGACGAGGCGCTGACCGCCGCACGGGTGGTGGCGCGCGACAGTCTGGTGAAGACCGCGCTGTTCGGGTCCGACCCCAACTGGGGCCGGGTGCTCGCGGCCGTGGGGATGGCGCCGGTCTCGCTCGACGCCGAGCGGATCACGGTGTCGTTCAACGGGTTCCCGGTGTGCGTCGACAGCACCGGCGCGCCGGGGGCGCGTGAGGTGGATCTGTCGGGCGAGGACATCGCCGTGGTGGTCGACCTCGGGGTGGGGTCGGCGTCGGCGTCGATCCGCACGACCGACCTCTCGCACGCCTACGTCGAAGAGAACTCCGCGTACAGCTCATGA
- the argC gene encoding N-acetyl-gamma-glutamyl-phosphate reductase, producing MTSVAVAGASGYAGGEILRLLLGHPAYADGTLTIGALTAAASAGSSLTEHHPHLLPLAARVLEPTDVDVLTGHDVVFLALPHGHSATLAEQLGPDTLIIDCGADFRLTDPAAWRRFYGSEHAGSWPYGLPELPGGRDRLRGAKRVAVPGCYPTAALLALWPALAEGLIEPAVTVVAVSGTSGAGRAAKVDLLGSEVIGSARAYNIGGKHRHTPEIAQGLRAVSSGDVTVSFTPVLIPTARGILATCTARTGASVSELRAAYEKAYDAEPFVYLLPDGQLPKTGAVIGSNAAQLAVAVDEDAQTFIAIAAIDNLVKGTGGAAVQSMNLALGWPETQGLSTVGVAP from the coding sequence ATGACATCCGTCGCGGTCGCCGGCGCCAGCGGGTACGCCGGGGGAGAGATCCTGAGGCTGCTGCTCGGCCACCCCGCCTATGCCGACGGCACGCTGACCATCGGGGCGCTGACGGCGGCCGCCAGTGCCGGTTCGTCGCTGACCGAGCACCATCCGCACCTGTTGCCGCTGGCTGCGCGGGTGCTCGAGCCCACCGACGTGGACGTTCTCACAGGCCATGACGTCGTGTTCCTGGCACTGCCGCACGGGCATTCCGCGACCTTGGCCGAGCAACTCGGGCCGGACACGTTGATCATCGACTGCGGCGCCGATTTCCGGCTCACCGACCCCGCCGCCTGGCGGCGGTTCTACGGCTCCGAGCACGCGGGCAGCTGGCCGTACGGACTGCCCGAACTGCCCGGGGGCCGCGACCGGCTGCGGGGCGCCAAGCGGGTGGCCGTGCCTGGCTGCTACCCGACAGCGGCCCTGCTCGCGCTGTGGCCGGCTCTGGCCGAGGGGCTGATCGAGCCGGCGGTGACCGTGGTGGCCGTCAGTGGCACCTCCGGCGCCGGCCGTGCGGCCAAGGTCGACCTGCTGGGCTCCGAGGTGATCGGGTCGGCACGCGCCTACAACATCGGCGGTAAGCACCGCCACACTCCCGAGATCGCTCAGGGGTTGCGGGCGGTGAGCTCAGGTGACGTCACGGTGTCGTTCACCCCGGTGTTGATTCCGACGGCCCGCGGCATCCTCGCCACCTGCACCGCGCGCACCGGTGCCTCGGTGTCCGAACTGCGCGCCGCCTATGAGAAGGCCTACGACGCCGAGCCTTTCGTCTACCTGCTGCCGGACGGGCAACTGCCGAAGACCGGTGCGGTGATCGGAAGCAACGCCGCGCAGCTCGCGGTCGCGGTCGACGAGGACGCACAGACGTTCATCGCGATCGCGGCGATCGACAATCTCGTCAAGGGCACCGGAGGGGCCGCCGTGCAGTCGATGAACCTGGCGCTGGGCTGGCCTGAGACACAGGGGCTTTCGACAGTGGGGGTGGCGCCATGA
- the argB gene encoding acetylglutamate kinase — MTTQTSEKAQVLAAALPWLKALHGKIVVVKYGGNAMTDDRLKAAFASDMVFLRNCGIHPVVVHGGGPQISAMLKKLGIAGDFKGGFRVTTPEVLDVARMVLFGQVGRELVNLINAHGPYAVGITGEDAHLFTAVRRTVLVDGVATDIGLVGDVAHVNTEAVRDLIAAGRIPVVSTIAPDTDGLVYNINADTAAAALAEALGAEKLLMLTDVEGLYTRWPDRDSLVSQINAAELATLLPTLEEGMVPKIEACLRAINGGVPSAHVIDGRVEHCVLVELFTDEGAGTKVFDHE, encoded by the coding sequence ATGACGACGCAGACCTCCGAGAAGGCGCAGGTGCTCGCCGCGGCGCTGCCGTGGCTCAAAGCGCTGCACGGCAAGATCGTCGTGGTCAAGTACGGCGGCAACGCGATGACCGACGACAGGCTCAAGGCCGCGTTCGCCTCCGACATGGTGTTCCTGCGCAACTGCGGCATCCATCCGGTCGTCGTGCACGGCGGCGGCCCGCAGATCAGCGCCATGCTCAAGAAGCTGGGTATCGCCGGGGATTTCAAGGGCGGCTTCCGCGTGACCACCCCCGAGGTGCTCGACGTCGCGCGCATGGTGCTCTTCGGTCAGGTGGGCCGGGAACTGGTCAACCTCATCAACGCCCACGGCCCCTACGCCGTCGGCATCACCGGTGAGGACGCCCACCTGTTCACCGCGGTGCGCCGCACGGTGCTCGTCGACGGGGTCGCCACCGACATCGGGCTGGTGGGCGACGTCGCGCACGTCAACACCGAAGCCGTGCGTGATCTGATCGCGGCCGGCCGCATTCCCGTGGTCTCGACGATCGCGCCGGACACCGACGGCCTGGTCTACAACATCAATGCCGACACCGCGGCGGCCGCACTCGCCGAGGCGCTCGGCGCCGAGAAGCTGCTCATGCTCACCGACGTCGAAGGCCTCTACACCCGGTGGCCGGACCGCGACTCGCTGGTGAGCCAGATCAACGCCGCCGAGTTGGCCACACTGCTGCCGACGCTGGAGGAGGGCATGGTGCCCAAGATCGAGGCCTGTCTGCGCGCGATCAACGGCGGGGTGCCGAGCGCACACGTCATCGACGGCCGCGTCGAACACTGTGTGCTCGTGGAACTTTTCACCGACGAGGGAGCGGGAACGAAGGTGTTCGATCATGAGTGA
- a CDS encoding rhomboid-like protein has product MVFGLITRVVRVRATLCYAVLLSAVAAVMVRMDPHMQTVLIKQASTNLHNLSHGRLGTLLGSAFVVDAGPIYYWLPGLVCLLAVVELLWGTGRLVLAFGVGHIGATLLVAAGLLTAVTLGWVPHSVVHSSDVGMSYGAMAVLGVLTAAIPQRWRPTWLGWWLSMAAVVAASGQSFTDMGHVVALLLGMALATRFRAPVRWTVPTAVLCGLGGSFGFLILGDGMVSLLTGTAWGALGALTCGAFARLRMRPVVPSCQSA; this is encoded by the coding sequence GTGGTGTTCGGGTTGATCACCCGTGTCGTGCGGGTGCGTGCGACGTTGTGTTACGCGGTACTGCTCTCTGCGGTCGCCGCGGTCATGGTGCGCATGGACCCGCACATGCAGACCGTGCTCATCAAGCAGGCCAGCACGAATCTGCACAATCTGAGCCACGGGCGGCTGGGCACGCTGCTGGGTAGCGCATTCGTCGTCGATGCGGGGCCGATCTACTACTGGCTGCCGGGGCTGGTGTGCCTGCTGGCCGTCGTCGAACTGCTGTGGGGAACCGGGCGGTTGGTGCTCGCGTTCGGCGTCGGGCACATCGGGGCCACACTGCTCGTGGCGGCTGGTCTGCTGACCGCCGTCACCCTCGGCTGGGTGCCTCATTCGGTCGTGCACTCCTCTGACGTCGGCATGAGTTACGGAGCGATGGCAGTCCTCGGAGTCCTCACCGCGGCGATACCGCAGCGCTGGCGTCCGACCTGGCTGGGGTGGTGGTTGTCGATGGCGGCCGTGGTGGCGGCATCGGGCCAGAGTTTCACCGATATGGGACATGTGGTGGCGTTGCTTCTGGGTATGGCCCTGGCGACGCGCTTCCGCGCACCGGTGCGCTGGACCGTGCCGACGGCCGTGCTCTGCGGTCTGGGCGGATCGTTCGGCTTCCTCATCCTGGGCGACGGAATGGTCTCCCTGCTCACCGGTACGGCGTGGGGAGCGCTGGGCGCGCTCACCTGCGGCGCCTTCGCGCGTCTGAGGATGCGCCCCGTCGTGCCGAGTTGCCAGTCGGCGTGA
- a CDS encoding arginine repressor, translating into MTAAMTRAGRQARIVALLSEQPVHSQSELAALLAGEGIDVTQATLSRDLEELGAVKLRGADGGVGVYVVPEDGSPVRGVTGGTERVSRLLSDLLVSSDSSGNLAVLRTPPGAAHYLASAIDRAALSYIVGTIAGDDTIFVIAREPLSGAELATTLENLAKA; encoded by the coding sequence ATGACGGCCGCGATGACCCGGGCGGGCAGGCAGGCCAGGATCGTGGCGCTGTTGTCCGAGCAGCCCGTGCACAGTCAGAGCGAACTGGCCGCGCTCCTGGCCGGAGAAGGTATCGACGTCACGCAGGCGACGCTGTCCCGCGATCTCGAAGAGCTCGGCGCGGTCAAGCTGCGCGGCGCCGACGGGGGTGTCGGCGTGTACGTCGTCCCCGAGGACGGCAGCCCTGTCCGCGGCGTCACCGGTGGCACCGAACGGGTTTCGCGGCTGTTGTCGGATCTGCTGGTGTCCAGCGACTCCAGCGGCAACCTCGCCGTGCTGCGCACGCCGCCGGGCGCCGCCCATTACCTGGCGAGCGCGATCGACCGCGCGGCACTGTCTTACATCGTCGGGACCATCGCCGGTGACGACACCATCTTCGTCATCGCGCGCGAACCCCTGAGCGGCGCCGAACTGGCGACCACGCTCGAGAATCTCGCCAAAGCCTGA
- a CDS encoding acetylornithine transaminase, with translation MSELLDRWSAVMMNNYGIPPLALVSGDGAVVTDADGKSYVDLLGGIAVNVLGHRHPAVIEAVHRQMNTLGHTSNLYATEPGVALAEALVGLLGAPARVFFCNSGTEANEVAFKITRLTGRTKLVAAQGAFHGRTMGSLALTGQPSKQAPFEPLPGDVTHVPYGDVEALRAAVDDATAAVFLEPIMGEGGVVVPPAGYLAAAREITAAHDALLVLDEVQTGVGRTGSFFAHRHDGITPDVVTLAKGLGGGLPIGACLAIGETADLLTPGLHGSTFGGNPVCTAAALAVLGVLADEHLIERADTLGKTLSHGVEALGHPLVDHVRGRGLLLGIVLAAEAAKPVETAARDAGFLVNAAAPDVVRLAPPLVVTDGQVESFLTALPAILDQAARS, from the coding sequence ATGAGTGAACTGCTCGACCGGTGGTCGGCCGTGATGATGAACAACTACGGCATCCCGCCGCTGGCCTTAGTCAGTGGTGACGGGGCGGTCGTCACCGACGCCGACGGCAAGTCGTACGTCGACCTGCTCGGCGGCATAGCCGTCAACGTGCTCGGCCACCGCCACCCGGCGGTGATCGAGGCGGTGCACCGTCAGATGAACACGCTGGGTCACACGTCGAACCTGTATGCCACCGAACCCGGGGTGGCGCTGGCCGAGGCACTGGTCGGACTGCTCGGCGCGCCGGCGCGGGTGTTCTTCTGCAACTCCGGCACCGAGGCCAACGAGGTCGCCTTCAAGATCACCCGGTTGACCGGGAGAACGAAACTCGTTGCGGCTCAAGGCGCTTTCCACGGGCGAACGATGGGATCGCTGGCGCTCACCGGCCAGCCGTCGAAGCAGGCGCCGTTCGAACCCCTTCCCGGCGACGTCACTCATGTGCCCTACGGGGATGTCGAGGCCCTTCGCGCCGCCGTCGACGACGCGACCGCGGCGGTGTTCCTCGAGCCGATCATGGGGGAGGGCGGCGTCGTCGTCCCGCCGGCCGGATACCTGGCGGCCGCGCGGGAGATCACGGCCGCGCACGACGCATTGCTGGTGCTCGACGAGGTGCAGACCGGCGTGGGCCGCACCGGTTCCTTCTTCGCCCACCGCCACGACGGCATCACCCCCGATGTGGTCACCCTCGCCAAGGGACTCGGGGGCGGCCTGCCGATCGGCGCCTGCCTCGCAATCGGCGAGACCGCGGATCTGCTCACCCCCGGACTGCACGGCAGCACCTTCGGCGGCAACCCGGTGTGCACCGCCGCGGCGCTGGCGGTGCTCGGCGTACTCGCCGACGAGCACCTCATCGAGCGCGCCGACACGCTGGGCAAGACGCTGAGCCACGGGGTGGAGGCGCTCGGGCATCCCCTCGTCGACCACGTCCGCGGCCGGGGACTTCTGCTCGGCATCGTGCTCGCCGCAGAGGCTGCCAAGCCCGTCGAGACGGCAGCGCGCGACGCCGGTTTCCTGGTCAACGCCGCCGCGCCGGACGTCGTCAGGCTCGCTCCGCCGCTGGTCGTCACCGACGGCCAGGTCGAGTCCTTCCTGACCGCGCTGCCCGCGATCCTCGATCAGGCGGCCCGGTCATGA
- the pheS gene encoding phenylalanine--tRNA ligase subunit alpha, whose translation MAEQPVDLSDDALAEAVSAARRAFGQAGALDELAKAKTEHLGDRSPIALARQALGSLPKTERADAGKRVNVTRTQLQSAFDERLAVLRAERDAAVLVAERIDVTLPSTRQPIGARHPITILADHVADTFIAMGWELAEGPEVETEQFNFDALNFPPDHPARSEQDTFHVAPEGSRQVLRTHTSPVQIRALLERDLPVYIISIGRTFRTDELDATHTPVFHQVEGLAVDKGLTMANLRGTLDAFARAEFGPQGRTRFRPHFFPFTEPSAEVDIWFPNKKGGPGWVEWGGCGMVNPNVLRACGIDPDVYSGFAFGMGLERTLQFRNGIPDMRDMVEGDVRFSLPFGVGA comes from the coding sequence GTGGCTGAGCAGCCAGTAGACCTTTCAGACGATGCGCTGGCCGAGGCGGTCAGTGCGGCCCGCCGCGCCTTCGGCCAGGCGGGCGCCCTCGACGAGCTCGCCAAGGCCAAGACCGAACATCTCGGCGACCGGTCGCCGATCGCGCTGGCCCGCCAGGCCCTCGGCTCGTTGCCCAAGACCGAACGCGCCGACGCGGGCAAGCGCGTCAACGTCACCCGCACGCAGCTGCAGAGCGCGTTCGACGAGCGGCTGGCCGTCCTGCGTGCCGAGCGCGACGCCGCCGTGCTCGTCGCCGAGCGCATCGACGTCACACTGCCGTCGACCCGGCAGCCCATCGGCGCCCGGCACCCGATCACGATCCTGGCCGACCATGTCGCCGACACCTTCATCGCGATGGGCTGGGAGCTGGCCGAGGGCCCGGAGGTCGAGACCGAGCAGTTCAACTTCGACGCACTGAACTTCCCGCCGGACCATCCGGCCCGCAGCGAGCAGGACACCTTCCACGTCGCGCCGGAGGGTTCCCGGCAGGTGTTGCGCACGCACACCTCGCCGGTGCAGATCCGGGCGCTGCTCGAACGAGACCTGCCGGTGTACATCATCTCGATCGGCCGCACGTTCCGCACCGACGAGCTCGACGCCACCCACACCCCGGTCTTCCACCAGGTGGAAGGGCTCGCGGTCGACAAGGGTCTCACGATGGCGAATCTGCGCGGCACGCTCGACGCGTTCGCGCGCGCGGAGTTCGGTCCGCAGGGCCGCACCCGCTTCCGCCCGCACTTCTTCCCGTTCACCGAGCCGTCGGCCGAGGTGGACATCTGGTTCCCGAACAAGAAGGGCGGGCCCGGCTGGGTGGAGTGGGGTGGCTGCGGCATGGTGAACCCGAACGTGCTTCGGGCCTGCGGCATCGATCCCGACGTCTATTCGGGCTTCGCCTTCGGGATGGGATTGGAGCGAACTCTGCAGTTCCGCAACGGCATCCCCGACATGCGCGACATGGTCGAAGGTGACGTCCGGTTCTCCCTGCCGTTCGGGGTGGGAGCCTGA